The following is a genomic window from Gammaproteobacteria bacterium.
ATGCTCCACAAACGACCGCAGGTGCCCGTGGCCAACTTCTGCTGCTGCAGGATGGTGAGCGCATCATCGTCGAGCTCGAGCCGCAGGGTGAGAGCGAATTGCGCGGCAGTGACGCGCGCATCGTCGCCACGGAAGCGCCGCGTGCCGTGCTCACGCTCAGCATGCGCGGTCAGCCGCCGCTGCAACTGCGCTTCGCCGAGGTGACCAAGCCTGCGTCTGCAGCCGACGAGGACACCGGGCACTCGCATGCGGACCATTGAACGCACGGCGTTGGCCCTGAGTCTGGCGCTGCTGCTGATGCAGAGCGGCGCGTCAGCCGCAGAGGCCGCCGAAACCGGTGGGGCAGCGGTCGAGAGACTGCTTGCCACCAATGCCTGTCCTGGGTGTGATCTGGATGAGATGGATCTCTCCGGGGCCAACCTGATGGGTGCGGATCTGGAGGGGGCCACCC
Proteins encoded in this region:
- a CDS encoding pentapeptide repeat-containing protein — protein: MQSGASAAEAAETGGAAVERLLATNACPGCDLDEMDLSGANLMGADLEGAT